One Pyrofollis japonicus DNA window includes the following coding sequences:
- a CDS encoding amino acid permease, with protein sequence MARGRLGFWEIFSIGVGGMIGGGIFAVLGLSLELVDGAAPLAFFLAGLVALLTSYSYAKLSARFPSEGGTIEFIVQAFGDSVLSGGLNIMLLASYIVMIALYAHAFGSYAASTLSNYRLAYTLLVVFIIALLTLINMLGAVLSGRVELGLVAFKLIVLLSIGAIGFLFVDWSRLSPAHWPSVVNIVAGGMIIFLAYEGFELVSNAAMDASSLTVLRRALYASVVTVISVYILIALVAAGSLSPEIVEEARDYVLAVLAEPVLGKAGYYLVVTAALASTSSAINATLYGTARMSYIVAKYGEAPRVLGKRVWGNAYEGLLIIAFLSLLLALGARLEAISTAGSGGFLLIFTAINYAAYKLRHKTGANPALTLTGMALSIVALATLVYRMASLDPRQLLVFIGIVVGSFIVEAAYRGITGRKLARYIDPRLREREKLIREWEKWLPKLVEEAKKIAKGVELEIRIVGSIARREVEKAGDVDILVVAEKLSEKEARRIIDEAAKRIGLPPHHPLDVHVAKKLRRRRGEDGGE encoded by the coding sequence TTGGCGAGAGGGAGGCTCGGCTTCTGGGAGATATTCTCTATCGGAGTTGGCGGCATGATTGGTGGCGGCATCTTCGCCGTCCTAGGGCTCAGCCTCGAACTAGTTGATGGAGCAGCTCCTCTCGCGTTCTTCTTAGCTGGCCTCGTCGCGCTTCTGACGTCATACTCTTACGCAAAGCTCTCGGCAAGGTTTCCGAGCGAAGGCGGGACAATAGAGTTCATAGTACAGGCTTTCGGGGACAGCGTGCTCAGCGGCGGCTTAAACATCATGCTCCTCGCATCGTACATCGTGATGATAGCCCTATACGCACATGCCTTTGGAAGCTATGCTGCTAGCACGCTGAGCAATTACAGGCTAGCATACACATTGCTAGTGGTATTCATCATAGCTCTACTTACACTGATAAACATGCTGGGAGCCGTGCTAAGCGGGAGGGTAGAGCTAGGGCTCGTCGCCTTTAAGCTAATAGTCCTTCTATCCATCGGCGCTATAGGCTTCTTATTTGTTGATTGGAGCCGCCTCTCCCCAGCCCATTGGCCATCAGTTGTAAACATTGTTGCAGGAGGAATGATAATATTCCTCGCCTATGAAGGCTTCGAGCTCGTCTCAAACGCTGCTATGGACGCCTCTAGCCTCACAGTACTGAGAAGAGCCCTATATGCAAGCGTAGTCACAGTCATCAGCGTCTACATCCTCATAGCCCTTGTGGCGGCTGGCTCGCTTAGCCCGGAGATCGTTGAAGAAGCAAGGGACTATGTATTAGCAGTACTCGCCGAGCCCGTACTCGGCAAGGCGGGATACTACTTGGTCGTCACGGCCGCCTTGGCGAGTACGAGTTCGGCGATAAACGCGACGCTCTACGGTACAGCCAGGATGTCATACATAGTTGCAAAGTATGGTGAAGCGCCAAGGGTTCTCGGAAAACGAGTATGGGGGAACGCGTATGAGGGACTACTAATCATAGCTTTCCTAAGCCTACTGCTCGCCCTTGGTGCAAGGCTGGAAGCTATATCGACTGCAGGTAGCGGTGGGTTCCTCCTGATATTTACCGCGATAAACTATGCTGCGTACAAGCTCCGGCATAAAACGGGCGCAAACCCCGCACTAACGCTTACAGGCATGGCTCTCTCCATAGTAGCCCTGGCCACGCTTGTGTACCGGATGGCGAGCCTTGACCCGAGACAATTACTCGTATTCATCGGCATCGTCGTGGGCTCGTTTATCGTGGAAGCCGCCTATAGAGGGATCACTGGGAGAAAGCTTGCACGATATATTGATCCGAGGCTCCGGGAGCGGGAGAAGCTGATACGTGAATGGGAGAAGTGGTTGCCGAAACTAGTTGAAGAAGCCAAGAAGATCGCTAAGGGTGTTGAACTCGAGATTAGGATTGTGGGAAGTATTGCTCGTAGGGAGGTGGAGAAGGCTGGCGACGTCGACATACTGGTTGTCGCCGAGAAGCTGAGCGAGAAAGAAGCGAGAAGGATTATAGATGAGGCTGCGAAGCGGATCGGGCTTCCACCTCATCACCCTCTAGATGTGCATGTTGCTAAGAAGCTTAGGCGAAGACGTGGAGAGGATGGCGGGGAGTAA
- a CDS encoding mandelate racemase/muconate lactonizing enzyme family protein — MPRIASVNTKVVEASIRGVFRIAYSAAATTRSVFVEIVLDDGTRGWGEASPSRRVTWENIEAVRAYVEAVASRLRGLSLPGELGKALRAIHSGGPGFSSARAGLESAILDATARVLGEPVYTLLGGAVHDHLVTDYTVSIPGEDVLKEIRSGEGPLRDAFIESIRYLVGLRSDKPGNAPIPLPDINGFSVLKVKLGTGDPDLDVMLAETVYYAAEGRARIRVDANQAWTRKQAVRVIRRLEDLMGSALELVEQPVPANRLEDLRAVREAVETPVAADESARSPAEAALVAKMGAADVVNIKIAKAGGPLQGARIASLLEAHGLEAMWGCMAETGLGIAQALHAALTSEATRYVDLDSPLFPVKDPVRNPPRYEKAGEGIVLRHGGGPGLGPEPLE; from the coding sequence TTGCCACGCATAGCCTCAGTCAACACTAAGGTCGTGGAAGCAAGTATTCGCGGTGTTTTCCGCATCGCATACTCCGCTGCAGCTACTACTCGTAGCGTATTCGTGGAAATAGTGCTCGACGACGGCACTAGGGGCTGGGGCGAAGCCTCTCCTTCCCGGAGAGTCACGTGGGAGAACATAGAGGCTGTAAGAGCCTATGTCGAGGCAGTTGCGTCGAGGCTCAGGGGGCTAAGCCTTCCCGGAGAACTAGGTAAGGCTCTTAGGGCCATACATAGCGGAGGCCCCGGGTTTAGCTCGGCCCGTGCCGGGCTCGAATCAGCGATACTTGATGCTACTGCACGCGTGCTCGGAGAACCCGTCTATACTCTTCTCGGCGGCGCTGTCCACGATCATCTTGTCACCGATTACACTGTCTCCATACCCGGTGAGGATGTGTTGAAAGAGATAAGGAGCGGGGAGGGGCCTCTCAGAGATGCATTCATAGAGTCGATTAGGTATCTTGTTGGGCTGAGAAGCGACAAGCCGGGCAACGCCCCAATACCGTTACCGGACATCAACGGCTTCTCGGTGCTAAAGGTCAAGCTCGGCACCGGAGACCCAGACCTAGACGTGATGCTCGCCGAGACCGTCTACTATGCCGCAGAGGGTAGGGCGAGGATACGGGTTGACGCTAACCAGGCCTGGACGAGGAAGCAAGCAGTAAGGGTGATAAGGAGGCTCGAGGACCTCATGGGCTCTGCGCTTGAGCTAGTAGAGCAGCCCGTGCCGGCGAATAGGCTTGAAGACTTGCGGGCGGTCCGGGAAGCAGTGGAGACTCCCGTGGCAGCGGACGAGTCGGCGAGGAGCCCGGCGGAGGCAGCACTTGTGGCTAAAATGGGGGCAGCCGATGTCGTTAATATCAAGATAGCTAAGGCCGGGGGGCCACTGCAAGGCGCTAGGATAGCCTCACTGCTCGAGGCACACGGCTTGGAGGCCATGTGGGGCTGTATGGCGGAGACCGGGCTCGGGATAGCCCAGGCCCTCCACGCCGCCTTGACGAGCGAGGCCACACGCTACGTTGATCTCGACTCGCCACTCTTCCCCGTCAAGGACCCGGTGAGGAATCCGCCTAGGTACGAGAAGGCCGGGGAAGGTATTGTGCTCCGCCACGGTGGAGGGCCAGGCCTGGGTCCTGAACCCTTAGAGTAG
- a CDS encoding helix-turn-helix transcriptional regulator: protein MRKPSTLILIVLLLAVIVAASWTAVAQSTSISYIYTLGPLGDATVKIRAHDPSGILVLTLPLEPGTLNDTILVYDAEGAPLDFTVENGTLIIDAANSTTVWVEYSAILGNATDTVVTVTIHPRGDATVYLPKGAALLGFNGTATVDYVSNRIVLRYASPGTYQITYLVPPQTTTTQTTSTTTTTTTAKTTPSPTTTTTTTTTTPRTTSKTTSTTTATQSTPVTSSTPPQSTTPGATTLPQSTTTHRTTPSTSPATSTSATTTSQAQPPSSSTTSTPLRKEGTNPVLIGLAVLIVIVVLIALLFARRSSHGSASPSPSSVDGTSPSGGSGPAPATGTEILVETGLDDRDKAIIDLLRKEGPMGVSEVARRLGISKSTAWRKLQKLVDMGILERVIIDGSPVYRLRESSQAK, encoded by the coding sequence ATGAGGAAGCCCAGCACTCTCATTCTCATTGTATTGCTGCTTGCAGTCATTGTAGCGGCTTCTTGGACGGCTGTTGCACAGTCTACGAGCATAAGCTACATCTACACGCTTGGCCCCTTGGGAGACGCCACGGTTAAGATACGGGCCCACGATCCCAGCGGGATCCTCGTGCTCACGCTCCCCCTAGAGCCCGGCACGCTCAACGACACGATACTCGTCTACGACGCAGAGGGAGCACCCCTAGACTTCACCGTGGAGAACGGTACGCTGATAATAGATGCCGCCAACTCCACCACCGTCTGGGTAGAGTACAGCGCAATACTAGGTAATGCTACGGACACAGTGGTAACAGTCACGATACATCCACGCGGAGACGCCACCGTGTACTTGCCAAAAGGTGCTGCACTACTAGGATTCAACGGCACAGCCACAGTAGACTATGTCTCCAACCGCATAGTCCTACGATACGCGTCGCCCGGAACCTACCAGATAACTTACTTGGTGCCACCACAGACAACCACAACGCAGACAACAAGCACAACAACTACGACAACCACAGCTAAGACTACACCAAGCCCCACAACCACAACAACCACAACGACGACCACGCCTAGAACGACAAGTAAGACAACAAGTACAACCACAGCAACACAGTCCACACCAGTAACGAGCAGCACACCACCCCAGTCAACAACCCCTGGAGCAACAACACTGCCCCAATCAACCACGACTCACCGAACAACACCCAGCACATCCCCTGCCACAAGTACCTCCGCCACAACCACTAGCCAGGCGCAGCCACCATCATCAAGTACCACGTCGACGCCCCTGCGCAAGGAGGGAACAAACCCCGTACTCATTGGTCTCGCAGTACTCATAGTAATCGTTGTCCTAATTGCGCTGCTTTTCGCGCGCCGATCATCTCACGGCTCTGCCTCTCCTAGTCCTAGCAGCGTAGACGGGACATCACCTAGTGGTGGCTCGGGCCCGGCACCGGCCACTGGGACGGAGATATTGGTTGAAACTGGCCTCGATGATAGGGATAAAGCCATTATTGATCTCCTACGCAAAGAAGGTCCAATGGGTGTAAGCGAGGTCGCGAGGAGGCTCGGGATAAGCAAGTCTACTGCGTGGAGAAAGCTACAAAAACTAGTAGACATGGGGATATTGGAGAGAGTCATTATAGATGGGTCTCCCGTTTATCGCCTAAGGGAGTCCTCTCAGGCCAAGTGA
- a CDS encoding transketolase C-terminal domain-containing protein, which yields MALAQETKPKEVPEKKEKKRIAATGADAAAYAVRDVDVDVVAVYPITPQAPIAENIAQMIADGEIDAELIHVESEHSAMSAVVAAAATGARAFTATSSQGLELMHEVLYIASGLRQPVVMALATRALSAPINIWNDYADAMGMRDTGWIMIFSENVQEVYDNLIQAFRIAEHPDVLLPVVVTLDGYILSHTTEPLEPMSREEALSFAPKRPRGYRPVLDPDEPVTIGVLGAPNWYQEVKVQQALAMRESRRVIEETGKEFGRIFGREYGFIEPYMMDDAEVAIVTLGATSSLVKAAVNRLREQGVKAGMVKIRVFRPFPAEELAKALENVNAVGVLDRAVSFGGAVEGPLFMEVATSLALRGIVKPMVSFIHGLGGRDIFVKDVMEMYQKLLEAAKTGKSVTRTLFYGVKSRRGHVV from the coding sequence ACGCAGCCGCCTATGCTGTCCGAGACGTTGACGTAGACGTGGTAGCGGTCTACCCGATCACCCCGCAGGCGCCTATAGCCGAGAACATTGCACAGATGATAGCCGACGGCGAGATAGACGCCGAGCTGATACACGTTGAGAGCGAGCACAGCGCAATGAGCGCCGTGGTTGCGGCAGCGGCGACTGGTGCAAGAGCATTCACTGCAACCAGCAGCCAGGGCCTCGAGCTGATGCACGAAGTACTCTACATCGCCAGCGGTCTCCGCCAGCCAGTAGTGATGGCCCTCGCTACTAGGGCGCTGAGCGCCCCGATAAACATTTGGAACGACTACGCCGACGCAATGGGTATGAGGGACACTGGGTGGATAATGATATTCAGCGAGAACGTGCAAGAAGTATACGATAACCTGATCCAGGCGTTCAGGATAGCAGAGCACCCAGACGTACTCCTACCAGTAGTAGTGACGCTTGACGGCTACATATTGAGCCACACAACCGAGCCCCTAGAGCCCATGAGCCGCGAGGAAGCCCTAAGCTTCGCCCCTAAGAGGCCGCGCGGCTACCGCCCAGTACTAGACCCAGACGAGCCCGTAACCATAGGCGTCCTAGGCGCGCCCAACTGGTACCAGGAGGTCAAGGTGCAGCAAGCCCTCGCCATGAGGGAGTCCCGCAGAGTGATAGAGGAGACGGGCAAGGAGTTCGGCAGGATATTCGGCAGAGAGTACGGCTTCATAGAGCCCTACATGATGGACGACGCCGAGGTAGCAATAGTGACTCTCGGAGCGACGAGCAGCCTCGTCAAGGCGGCCGTGAACAGGCTGCGCGAACAAGGAGTAAAGGCCGGCATGGTGAAGATAAGGGTGTTCCGCCCATTCCCGGCAGAAGAGCTTGCAAAGGCGCTGGAGAATGTGAACGCGGTAGGTGTCCTCGACAGAGCAGTTAGCTTCGGCGGCGCAGTGGAAGGCCCACTGTTCATGGAGGTCGCTACCAGCCTAGCGCTACGCGGCATCGTGAAGCCCATGGTGAGCTTCATACACGGTCTCGGAGGCAGAGACATCTTCGTAAAAGACGTTATGGAGATGTACCAGAAGCTCCTAGAGGCAGCGAAGACCGGAAAGAGTGTGACAAGGACACTCTTCTACGGAGTAAAGAGCCGCAGAGGCCACGTAGTCTAA
- a CDS encoding protein kinase family protein translates to METDTKQWEFLDSGGEADIYEAVIKGRRYIVKVFTEKQTALAKPVERVSEMLGRLVRLRARCRGRLPRSLIGRGFPIAVGSVGDKAVLVFRYVDGFETLAEIANSFEKLRQYLSEHDASSRKDMALDVLLGIACLELADIVHVDLTTSNTAHGSIDGLKWVYLFDVETAAVMGLEDYPLSVIPARDAHYMLVDSLEQAGIPLRAPEPADLPLALIPSKMPPEYLSWTMWTPVWYGLQLVSFVYLGTSPFHGLPAITIDYWLEVVEHEKERGFDPVWPPRALHELGMLEASEYRELKEHWDLLGEGFTRAMYTVFVEDIAAKRRTPSISVSAIAGIR, encoded by the coding sequence GTGGAGACCGATACAAAGCAATGGGAGTTCCTGGACAGCGGCGGAGAGGCCGACATATATGAGGCAGTGATAAAAGGTAGAAGGTACATTGTCAAGGTGTTTACTGAGAAGCAGACAGCCCTAGCCAAGCCCGTTGAAAGAGTATCCGAGATGCTTGGCCGCCTTGTCCGACTCAGAGCCAGGTGCAGGGGGAGGCTTCCAAGGAGCCTTATTGGCCGGGGATTCCCTATAGCTGTCGGCTCGGTGGGAGATAAGGCTGTACTAGTATTCCGCTACGTGGACGGCTTCGAGACGCTCGCTGAGATAGCGAATAGCTTCGAGAAGCTTAGACAATACCTCTCCGAGCACGACGCGTCCTCGAGAAAGGATATGGCGCTTGACGTTCTCCTCGGAATAGCTTGCTTGGAGCTAGCCGACATAGTGCACGTTGACCTCACCACGTCCAATACAGCCCATGGATCGATTGATGGGCTGAAATGGGTCTACCTCTTCGACGTAGAGACAGCAGCCGTAATGGGTCTCGAGGACTACCCCCTATCCGTCATACCTGCTAGGGACGCCCACTATATGCTAGTTGACTCTCTTGAGCAGGCAGGCATTCCTCTCCGTGCACCAGAGCCGGCAGACCTTCCACTAGCGCTCATACCCTCTAAGATGCCGCCAGAGTACCTCTCATGGACCATGTGGACCCCGGTCTGGTACGGGTTACAGCTCGTGTCGTTCGTCTATCTCGGTACCAGTCCCTTCCACGGCCTCCCAGCTATAACGATTGATTATTGGCTCGAGGTCGTGGAGCACGAGAAAGAGAGGGGATTCGACCCAGTGTGGCCGCCGCGCGCCTTGCACGAGCTAGGTATGCTCGAGGCGAGCGAGTACAGAGAGCTAAAGGAGCATTGGGACCTGCTTGGAGAAGGCTTTACAAGGGCCATGTACACGGTGTTCGTCGAAGACATTGCCGCGAAGCGGCGGACACCCTCCATCAGCGTATCGGCGATAGCTGGTATTAGGTAG
- a CDS encoding vWA domain-containing protein: MAIPSSILRVLKRRPLSYTVLIVFVLDRSLSMSEPKTYDHRSKWEHLVELVERLVQRLARSNMAPVFRVGYVWFSDDVQTVRSGNSLYYPVTEDNPALQIFRESLKENKPYGMTAMADALASVREIVEEYIRDETLPSEKYVTVFLFTDGKETKRTPEDVVEEAEKLTNETAEKLRQLNPRNRLGLATIALGLDADRETLRAIASFLRDAQRKVLEERGLLEIVDPPYHEKMFIDAPRDDKITKEWEEAVRRFVERLSETAVY; the protein is encoded by the coding sequence ATGGCGATTCCCTCGAGCATTCTCCGGGTGCTTAAGAGGAGGCCGCTAAGCTACACTGTCCTCATAGTCTTTGTCCTAGACCGTTCTCTCAGCATGAGCGAGCCCAAGACGTATGATCATCGCAGCAAGTGGGAGCACCTGGTAGAGCTTGTGGAAAGGCTTGTCCAGAGGCTTGCGAGGAGCAACATGGCCCCCGTCTTCCGTGTAGGCTATGTATGGTTTAGCGACGACGTGCAGACAGTGAGGAGTGGTAACAGCCTATACTACCCAGTTACAGAAGATAATCCCGCTCTGCAGATCTTCCGAGAAAGCCTAAAAGAGAACAAGCCCTACGGCATGACCGCTATGGCTGATGCCTTGGCCTCTGTCAGGGAGATCGTCGAGGAATATATTAGGGATGAGACGCTTCCATCAGAGAAGTATGTGACTGTTTTCCTCTTCACCGATGGCAAAGAGACTAAGAGGACGCCGGAAGACGTTGTAGAGGAGGCCGAGAAGCTTACGAACGAGACAGCCGAGAAGCTTAGACAGCTCAATCCTCGCAACCGTCTGGGGCTAGCCACAATAGCGCTGGGACTGGATGCTGACCGCGAGACGCTGAGAGCCATAGCCTCCTTCTTGCGGGATGCGCAGAGAAAGGTGCTCGAAGAGCGTGGATTACTAGAGATTGTTGACCCACCCTACCACGAGAAGATGTTCATTGATGCACCCCGCGACGACAAGATAACCAAGGAGTGGGAGGAGGCTGTAAGGAGGTTCGTCGAGAGACTGAGCGAGACCGCCGTCTACTAG
- a CDS encoding oxygen-binding di-iron domain-containing protein, with amino-acid sequence MSLKPAISIEKGAAKIVVALDPESVRKMINIVELLKGAEPLEEIGSTYMVLRVPRLARFMGYRRARLDYKVYEAGDASILVAKGGVDSLILAVDIIDTGEGAHIVVSGGGAGGAAKVVDSLVKHVAEKLAERIESASPVVELVPEDNKLASLTAVLPGTATLSYYDSFTPVRNTVLEAAQRVLAILGPDDYLVEVSDYRGSYLLRLVLRGNRVTGIYAEVEGEKAEGSRALNIAARPPGYRVRIKAWSLTGSAQVFLFEAEPLYVEENHKVYWIGGSAKPDYGGIVSNSYIVLSGYEALVMDPSGGEYFVRGLCNVVQDLEQLKHIVISAAEADIGITLQFLVEKAPHATINASPYWGSVLAPILPNPGQVNIVPAKTTSLRVGDGEVTLIPNRVRGTVSLSLYDPRSRILFAGDALGAVSPPGLWNIFAENLEEYTEMVKAYLWSSADIDELRRWLEEIQGLDIAVLAPRHGPLLRGKEKVAHLLETISKW; translated from the coding sequence ATGAGCCTCAAGCCGGCGATCAGCATCGAGAAGGGCGCCGCCAAGATAGTTGTGGCTCTCGACCCTGAGAGCGTAAGGAAGATGATAAACATAGTTGAGCTTCTGAAGGGCGCCGAGCCGCTAGAAGAGATAGGCTCAACGTACATGGTGCTACGCGTGCCGAGGCTCGCCAGGTTCATGGGGTATCGCCGCGCCCGCCTAGACTACAAGGTCTATGAGGCCGGCGACGCATCCATACTCGTCGCCAAGGGCGGCGTCGACTCTCTCATACTAGCCGTAGACATTATTGACACCGGGGAGGGCGCCCACATAGTTGTAAGTGGGGGAGGGGCTGGCGGCGCCGCTAAGGTAGTTGATTCCCTAGTCAAGCACGTCGCGGAGAAGCTTGCAGAGAGAATCGAGTCAGCAAGCCCGGTCGTGGAGCTCGTCCCCGAGGATAACAAGCTCGCATCGCTCACAGCTGTCCTCCCAGGAACAGCTACCCTCTCATACTACGACAGCTTCACCCCCGTCCGCAACACTGTGCTCGAGGCTGCCCAGAGGGTACTGGCGATACTTGGGCCCGACGACTACCTCGTAGAAGTCAGCGATTACCGTGGAAGCTACCTGCTGAGGCTTGTTCTCCGCGGGAACCGCGTGACTGGCATCTACGCCGAGGTGGAGGGCGAGAAGGCGGAAGGCAGTAGGGCTCTGAACATAGCTGCGAGGCCTCCGGGCTACCGTGTAAGGATAAAGGCTTGGAGCCTGACCGGGAGCGCCCAGGTCTTCCTCTTCGAGGCGGAGCCCCTCTATGTTGAGGAGAACCACAAGGTGTACTGGATCGGGGGCTCTGCGAAGCCGGACTACGGCGGCATAGTTTCGAACAGCTACATAGTCCTATCGGGCTACGAGGCTCTCGTCATGGATCCGAGCGGCGGCGAGTACTTTGTCAGAGGCCTCTGCAACGTCGTACAAGACTTGGAGCAATTAAAGCATATTGTAATAAGCGCGGCGGAAGCAGATATCGGCATAACGCTGCAATTCCTAGTGGAGAAGGCGCCGCACGCAACGATAAACGCCTCGCCGTACTGGGGCTCAGTGCTCGCCCCCATCCTGCCCAACCCGGGCCAGGTAAACATAGTCCCCGCTAAGACTACATCTCTCCGCGTAGGCGACGGAGAAGTAACCCTAATCCCCAACCGCGTCCGAGGAACCGTATCGCTAAGCCTCTACGACCCCAGGTCGAGGATACTCTTCGCGGGAGACGCGCTGGGAGCCGTATCTCCGCCAGGCCTATGGAACATATTCGCAGAGAACCTTGAAGAGTACACTGAGATGGTGAAGGCCTACCTCTGGTCAAGCGCTGACATAGACGAGCTGCGAAGATGGCTCGAAGAAATACAGGGGCTTGACATAGCGGTGTTGGCTCCGCGCCACGGCCCCCTGCTTCGCGGAAAAGAAAAGGTAGCACACCTCCTTGAAACAATCTCAAAGTGGTGA
- a CDS encoding metallophosphoesterase, which yields MLVGVISDTHDNLDAVKRAAEIFLEKGVGLVLHLGDIVAPFTLRAFHEAGIGRLIAVYGNNCGERIGLRETAARLGYEIHEWPHLVELDGKKLLMIHGTGPSEKTKNMAEAFARSGFYDAVLYGHTHEVDNRVVGDVLVLNPGEACGCLTGKKTVAILDTESMRAEIIGL from the coding sequence TTGCTGGTCGGAGTCATAAGCGATACGCACGACAACCTGGATGCTGTGAAGAGGGCTGCAGAGATATTCCTCGAGAAAGGCGTCGGCCTGGTCCTTCACCTCGGCGACATAGTGGCGCCCTTTACTCTGAGAGCCTTCCACGAGGCGGGTATAGGGAGGCTCATAGCTGTCTACGGTAATAATTGTGGAGAAAGAATAGGGTTGAGGGAGACTGCAGCGAGGCTCGGCTACGAGATACATGAGTGGCCGCACCTCGTGGAGCTCGATGGTAAGAAGCTGCTGATGATTCACGGCACTGGGCCCAGTGAGAAGACAAAGAACATGGCGGAGGCCTTTGCGAGGAGCGGGTTCTACGACGCGGTACTTTATGGTCACACGCATGAAGTGGACAATAGGGTTGTGGGCGATGTCCTCGTTCTTAATCCTGGTGAGGCGTGTGGTTGCTTAACCGGCAAGAAGACCGTTGCAATACTTGACACCGAGTCCATGAGGGCAGAGATTATAGGCCTATGA
- the porB gene encoding pyruvate synthase subunit PorB yields MALTKPIKSLWEIPREERFVGGHAACQGCAAALILRHLMKVVGKDAIVVNATGCMEVISTLFPRTAWRNPWLHLAFENAGAAASGVEAAIKALQRKGVLDPNRYIKVVAIAGDGGTFDIGLQSLSGMLERGHDVMYVVYDNEAYMNTGIQRSSATPYGAWTTTTPVGKKMRGEYRPKKDIIGIAYAHRIPYIATANPAYPIDMINKFIKAYNTRGPSLVHVLSPCTPGWRIPESKSIEVAKLAVQTGMWVLLEIENGKPKVTVKIRKRKPVREYLKMQGRFRHLTEEDIKKIQEMVDQYVAEINKWVGEEAIGPVEG; encoded by the coding sequence ATGGCGCTCACAAAGCCGATTAAATCCCTATGGGAGATCCCGCGCGAAGAGAGATTCGTAGGAGGCCACGCCGCCTGCCAGGGCTGTGCCGCCGCGCTCATACTAAGGCACCTCATGAAGGTAGTGGGCAAGGACGCCATAGTGGTAAACGCTACTGGCTGTATGGAGGTAATCTCCACACTATTCCCGAGAACGGCTTGGAGGAATCCATGGCTGCACCTGGCATTCGAGAACGCAGGCGCAGCGGCCAGCGGCGTAGAAGCCGCGATCAAGGCGCTTCAGAGGAAGGGAGTACTAGACCCCAATCGCTACATCAAGGTAGTAGCGATCGCAGGCGACGGAGGCACGTTCGACATTGGCTTGCAGAGCCTCAGCGGCATGCTGGAGAGAGGACACGACGTAATGTACGTTGTCTACGATAACGAGGCCTACATGAACACCGGTATACAGAGGAGCAGCGCAACACCCTACGGCGCCTGGACAACCACAACGCCCGTAGGCAAGAAGATGAGGGGCGAGTATAGGCCGAAGAAGGACATAATCGGGATAGCTTATGCGCACAGGATACCGTACATAGCTACAGCGAATCCTGCGTACCCGATAGACATGATAAACAAGTTCATCAAGGCCTACAACACCCGCGGCCCCAGCCTGGTACACGTCCTATCGCCGTGTACACCCGGATGGAGGATACCGGAGTCTAAGAGCATCGAAGTCGCGAAACTAGCAGTGCAGACAGGTATGTGGGTGCTCCTAGAAATAGAGAACGGTAAGCCCAAGGTAACAGTCAAGATAAGGAAGAGGAAGCCCGTAAGAGAGTACCTGAAGATGCAGGGCAGATTCCGCCACCTAACAGAAGAAGACATCAAGAAGATACAGGAGATGGTAGACCAGTACGTAGCAGAGATAAACAAGTGGGTAGGCGAGGAAGCAATAGGCCCAGTAGAGGGATAA
- a CDS encoding 4Fe-4S dicluster domain-containing protein: protein MAQQPPLIGKDILGRPIRDYSKTSWWGIPRENIPWYPEIDYERCIGCGLCLLTCSGRNVYDWDFERMRPVVARPYNCMVGCDTCAKMCPRDAIIFPHLGRLRKWRDQANAIAKARRKMLELKKILEAQRSNNSSGEKKEK, encoded by the coding sequence ATGGCGCAGCAACCTCCCCTAATAGGGAAAGACATCCTCGGCAGACCCATACGCGATTACTCAAAGACCTCTTGGTGGGGAATACCGCGCGAAAACATACCATGGTACCCCGAGATAGACTATGAGCGCTGCATTGGCTGCGGCCTCTGCCTCCTCACATGCAGCGGGAGAAACGTCTACGACTGGGACTTTGAGCGCATGAGGCCCGTGGTCGCAAGGCCCTATAACTGCATGGTGGGATGCGACACCTGTGCCAAGATGTGCCCGAGAGACGCAATCATATTCCCGCATCTCGGCAGGCTCAGGAAGTGGAGAGACCAGGCAAACGCTATTGCTAAGGCTAGGCGGAAGATGCTCGAGCTGAAGAAGATCCTCGAGGCACAGAGAAGCAACAATTCATCTGGGGAGAAAAAGGAGAAGTAA